The sequence AATTTACCCAAAATACTTCAATGCTATTCAGTCTACGTCCCGTTAACTGAAAGACAGAAAATAATCTATACCTGTTACACGTTTGTCAAATAGCGGAAATCGAAATATTTTGACTATGTATTCAagaaacttggctcttttcttcaaacgatatgtgccagtaattttatatatatagaATACATGTTTTATATGTCGATTCCTTTAAATGTTCAAATCCAAGTTCAAGATCGtaaaattccgcatatatgttgccggtaaaatcctttctcaggttgaatccgttttaacctaggttaaactGGTGATCCTCATATTGCCTTGGTTgcatacgcactcagatggattgaagaaacttttttgaagcctaaattaagcctagagaaaaattacggtcaggttagaattagtGCTGGTTTTTAAACATAGATATCAGTTGACTTACTATACAAAAGTAagttatgaaaagaactgtgttgggttggtgaagacacaggagtTAGTATAGGTTTGGAAGGTCCGAGCTCGATCACCGGTTAAGTGCACAGTACACttctttgttccctaactttgttgtaatgttgagactaaatggatcagtgtatgaatgcagaagCCGATAAGGTGaaatgaaacattaagaagatgtgttgagatgtgTAAGGCAGAGCTTGCgggaaggtataggtgttttcaatcctactaggtagagtgcatattcaacctaggtaaaatgcagatcacgaatttaacctttaaggtaaaaacggattcaacctgcgaactgatttgaccgacaacatatttCAGACAATAAAAATCTTGTAACAATAAGAGACTAAAATATTTGCTTAAAAATCCAAGAAACGACAATAAGGTTTTAGAATACAAGAAGGAAGCCCAAATTTAGGTACGAAAAGCaaatgagaaaattttaacatttcttaaagtttgaaatttgaaatgtcaaTAAATAATGTCTTAGAGCACGAatataaaaaacaaaaggagattAAGGAGAAGAAAAGCGATGGAGATGACAACGACTGGCGAAAATAGAGAAACTGTTACAGCTTTGCACGAATATAGGGACTgcgcaataattatcaggagggggggccctaaaaccagaggggggggccttaagttaaaataatggaaaggaggggggggggctctacattagatttctcaagtaagttgagggggggtcttaattaaatttcacaaattcgataatgaataaataaacattttccaaatagacagatgccacgcctctgactatccataatgtctaaatattgcatcaacataacatttagaatgtcaacatatgatagattgaaacaatcgctcatgcacagaagtcacaaaccacgttgtgagctttgccaagaaaacatttggcatttaagaggtcccgcagacatgccagttctgttcttgatttaaacagcgagagggtttctaggtctacagtttctagctgaggaatgccacatacttctgtttcatagttgtcatcaatgggttcacctcccaaagaccgaaaaattatacaggttcgggttctacggctttctgaggcagcaatcctcttcttctccctttttttcttctgttccttcttttttcttgatttggatgctttagatttggcaccaataggaaatgtcgctttatatttagccatcaccctatccaggtcttctacaagatgcagaacgtttaaaccgacttgagactttattgaatgacgttgttcagcattaaaattgtgtaaacagctgaggccagtcttcagtgtttttctaacttggttacgacagcattaagcttgtcctggatatcatttgcctcttgtttgcaacgtctgatgttgctgtcatcatggggagctggcttgtaatcctctcggagaaaccttcctccacaagcagggttgtcggataaaagatattggtatctgttctcaagtttttcaatatctaaaggtacgggttagagagggggggggggggggcacatcaaaattttgagagaacgtgagtgggggggggggggtcacagctaatcttgacgctgctggagggggggacctatctaatttttcctttggtgaagctcattttaggacccccccttcctgataattattgcacagtcccatAGTCATCCTgcttttcttagttttattgtcatttcaagttAGTTTAAATTTGTTTACCGAATGTTCAAAAACAAGAGGATAAATGAGGAAATACACCAGGCTTTTGCtcccgtttttaacaaaaaacagcCAATATGATAACAGGAAACCAGTTGCTGCAAAACTTATCAATTTCAACTGTTAGAATTTCAAAGTAGGGCAAATAAAATACTGTCGGGAACTGTGGACATgccgtgttttttttattgtttgataAAGTGGCATTATGACCGGAAATAATTCAGATCGGATCGAGACATGTATTCGTACTTAGTGGGTGTGTTTAAAAAGGATATCGTGTtactttcgttgttgttctaAGCACGCGGTTGAGTAAAGTGAGCGAAGTTTTGTATTCAATAGTTGGAATTAAACGGTGATTTTAATAGGAAACGTATTGTTGCTGCGTTTTCGACAAACtggcacctccgacgggacCTATATAGTTGAGCGATTATGGATAAACAACTAGCAGACTTGGACGGCAAGATCAGAACGTTAAACTTTAGAGTGAAGAAGACGGACGAAATCCTGCAAAAAGATGACCGTGTGGCTTTGGAGAGGCACAAAACTTCGCTCGAGAGCATGGCGACCGCAGTGACCACCCTAAAGGAATCGATAGAAGAGAAAAAGTTTACAGAAGGTGAGAACGAGGAAAAAATACAAGAATGGGCAGCAGATGTCGAAGCAGCAGTTGACGAAGCGGATACATGTATGCGTCGGTTGGCTGACAAAATAGAGCAAATCGATCGCCATGTGAGGCATGAAGCCGCTCTTTTCGAGCACAAGCGAGCCATCGCATTGGAGAAAGAAAAGATACAGCAACAACAAGAGGCTGTAGAACAAGCTCACGCCGAAGAGTTAGCATTTGAGAAGAAAAAGCTCGAGTTACAACAAGCTCAAAAGTCAACTGAAACCACAGTAGCGACTAGCGAAGTTGCGAAAATGCCGAAGCTTGTGATAACTAAATTCGATGGAACGCCTCAAGACTGGATGCGTTTCTGGGGTCAGTTCGAGACCCAAATCGACAAGTCATCTATCCCTGACGTTACGAAATTTTCGTATCTGAAAGAATTATTGGTCACAAAGGTCCGAAATCTGATCGATGGACTTCCGTTCACAGGAGATGGTTATCAAAGGGACAAAGATCTTCTTGCGAGACGATATGGGAAAACCAGTGAAGTTGTGGGAACGTATGTTCGGAACATATTGGAGTTGCCTACAATCAGAGAGAGGGATGTGAAGAAAATTCATGAATTCTATGAGGTGTTGTTATTTAACATCGAATCATTGCAAACATTGCAAAGCCTAAACAAACTTGACGCCGCTGTGAGGTTTACATTTGACAAGCTGGGAATCATTAAGAACGAGCTTGCGATGATGGACGGAAATTGGAGCGAGTGGTCCTTTGTACAATTCCTAGAAGCGTTGGAGAAGTGGACGATCAATAATCCAATCTCAGAAGCTCAAAGACCCAAGGTCGTGGCGATTCctaacaacaagagagaaaaaacaagAGCATTTTATGCAAAACGTGATGATGGGAACCAGACGACCGCCCGTGGATGTTTATTTTGTGAACGCTCCGATCACAAAGCTATTGACTGTGACAAAGTCGTGAGTGTcgaacaaagaaagaagattTTCCTGGATAAAAGACTGTGTTTTAACTGCACGGGATCTAGACACCGAGCCGAAGATTGTAGGAGCAAATCCACGTGTCAAAATTGTCACGCAAGGCATCACACGTCACTATGCGACAGAGTTCAAGCACGCGAGCCGGGGATGACAGCAAATAACATCGGAAACACAGCAGTGATTCACCCGGTCGTAGTTGTAAAAATTGGCGGCTACAAATTCAGAGCCTTATTAGACAGTGGCGCGAGCCATTCATACGCTTCATCGACCGCGATTGATTTAATTAATGCACGGCCAAAGTCTACTGGACTAAGGCAGATAGCCATGCTTACCGGAATCACTACGAGAACGATGCAGGCGTTTGGTGTGGTCATTTGTTCTGTACAAGATGAGTTCAAGCTGGAAGTTGATATTACGAAAGTCAACAAGCGAGAGTTATTAGTTTTGGAGAACCCACGTTACAAGGAAATACTTGAGGCGAATTCTCATCTCAACGGGGTGCGAATGGATGATGACGACACTAAAGACAGGCTACCCGTACACATCATACTGGGCGCGAATGATTTTGCGAAAATTCGCACTGGAGAGCGTTTGAGAGTGGGTCGCCGTGGAGATCCAGTTGCCGAGTTCACCCATTTTGGATGGACAATCATGTCGCCTGGAGCTGACAGGGAGTTAGCAACTGCTTACCTAGCCATTAATTCGAACACAGATTACGAGAGGTTGTGCGCACTTGATGTCCTTGGTCTGGCAGACTCTTCAACCGGAGATCAAGGTGACGTTTACGAAGAATTCAAAGAACAATTAGTTCGATCTTCAGAAGGATGGTATGAAACTGGACTTCCTTGGAAGGGAAGCTGTCCTCCGTTACCAAACAACCGAGATGGAAGTTTACGCAGATTGAACACTCTTGTACGGAAGCTGAGAAGAACCGACATGCTCGACGACTATGACGCTGTGATCAGAGAGCAACTTCGAGAAGGCGTAGTAGAGCTAGCACCTGCTGAGGTAACTGGAAGAGAGTTTTATCTAC is a genomic window of Montipora foliosa isolate CH-2021 unplaced genomic scaffold, ASM3666993v2 scaffold_407, whole genome shotgun sequence containing:
- the LOC137988134 gene encoding uncharacterized protein — protein: MDKQLADLDGKIRTLNFRVKKTDEILQKDDRVALERHKTSLESMATAVTTLKESIEEKKFTEGENEEKIQEWAADVEAAVDEADTCMRRLADKIEQIDRHVRHEAALFEHKRAIALEKEKIQQQQEAVEQAHAEELAFEKKKLELQQAQKSTETTVATSEVAKMPKLVITKFDGTPQDWMRFWGQFETQIDKSSIPDVTKFSYLKELLVTKVRNLIDGLPFTGDGYQRDKDLLARRYGKTSEVVGTYVRNILELPTIRERDVKKIHEFYEVLLFNIESLQTLQSLNKLDAAVRFTFDKLGIIKNELAMMDGNWSEWSFVQFLEALEKWTINNPISEAQRPKVVAIPNNKREKTRAFYAKRDDGNQTTARGCLFCERSDHKAIDCDKVVSVEQRKKIFLDKRLCFNCTGSRHRAEDCRSKSTCQNCHARHHTSLCDRVQAREPGMTANNIGNTAVIHPVVVVKIGGYKFRALLDSGASHSYASSTAIDLINARPKSTGLRQIAMLTGITTRTMQAFGVVICSVQDEFKLEVDITKVNKRELLVLENPRYKEILEANSHLNGVRMDDDDTKDRLPVHIILGANDFAKIRTGERLRVGRRGDPVAEFTHFGWTIMSPGADRELATAYLAINSNTDYERLCALDVLGLADSSTGDQGDVYEEFKEQLVRSSEGWYETGLPWKGSCPPLPNNRDGSLRRLNTLVRKLRRTDMLDDYDAVIREQLREGVVELAPAEVTGREFYLPHRAVVRRSAETTKLRVVYDASARAQEKAPSLNECLHAGPPLHNKLWSVIVHNRFHPVAVAGDLRRAFLQVRIRETERDSLRFHWIADKTGKQVETLRFTRVVFGHAPSPFLLNGVIQQHLENMQSRYPDSVNEIRRSLYVDDLISGGPTSEKAKRLKREATEIFANAKFELHKWHSNEKQLETSCEDYEPSFAKEQLENGTAAGECKLLGLGWNKVEDTLHVSFPELPAEETKRGILANLAKVYDPLGIVSPVMLEGKLLYRESCMQKNAWDAPLPEQIANQWRKWEKSLPEEVSAKRSIPLYQQEIDKIELHAFGDASGRGVCASVYAVVTQASGVSQGLVTAKSRRPNKV